A genomic stretch from Lathyrus oleraceus cultivar Zhongwan6 chromosome 2, CAAS_Psat_ZW6_1.0, whole genome shotgun sequence includes:
- the LOC127121330 gene encoding uncharacterized protein LOC127121330 — protein sequence MVYYLDSLSGDWSKYPSMKKTVDAAILKFRSKKNYRNRKDITWIRVQCPQQNNSVDCGFFVLRFMRDIIALNRIDIPKMYFEEYKSYSRAHLDEMKDELCQFIVDQRII from the exons atggtgtattatctcgattcgttatcgggtgattggagtaaatatccgagtatgaagaagacggttgacgc ggcaatactaaaatttagatcgaaaaagaattaccgtaataggaaggacattacctggatcagagttcag tgtcctcagcaaaacaattcggtcgattgcggattttttgtattgagatttatgagagatatcattgcgttgaatcgtatagacatcccaaaaatg tactttgaggaatacaaatcttactcaagagctcatttggatgaaatgaaggatgaattgtgtcaattcattgttgatcaaagaatcatatag